The following is a genomic window from Hydrogenobaculum sp. Y04AAS1.
AGCGTAAGTATCTGGGTCTAAATACCCACCACCTTTTTTGCAAAATTCGTATATTTCCTGTATATAGTAAGTGTCATGTATTTTCGATACTTCTTCTACCGTAGCTTTTCTAGGCTTTTCAAAAGATAAAATATTTTTTATGTCAGATTTATAAATATATTCTAAAGCTACTTTCAATCTGTTGGCATTTTCTGGATGTTTTGGTTCGTCATGAAGAAGATATATATCATCATAATACAAAGCTGTTTTCATAGCTTAGCCTCTTTAACACTTTTCCTCTTCCAAAGGTTTATAGACGGCATTTTTTCATAAAAAACATTTTGAAGCTCTGCTATTTGCTTCAAACTCTCCAATCCAAGATCCAGCATAGCTTCAAACTCTTTCCTCGTATAAGTAGCCTCTTCTCCCAAAGAATGTATCTCCACCATCTCGCCATTTCCAGTTGCCACTATAGTCATATCTACAGCGGCATTTGAATCTTCTTCAAAATCAAGGTCAAGCATTAATCGATCGTTTACTATTCCCACAGATACAGCTCCTACCGTATCCCTTATAGGTACAGAGTTTATAAGCTTCTGTTCGTTTAACTTTATTATAGCATCAGTCATAGCTATAAAAGCGCCGACTATTGAAGCGGTTCTTGTACCGCCATCTGCTTGTATAACATCACAATCTATCCATATGGTTCTTTCACCTATTTTTGTAAGGTCGATGACAGCCCTCATAGCCCTTCCTATCATTCTTTGGATCTCGTGTGTTCTTCCGCCTATTTTGCCAGTCACCGATTCTCTCATATTTCTTGTGGCTGTGGCCCTTGGCAACATAGAATATTCTGCCGTTATCCATCCTTGGTTTTTACCTTTTAAAAAAGGTGGCACGCTCTCGGCTATAGACGCTGTACATATTACCCTTGTATTACCAAACTCTACCAAACAAGAGCCCTCCGCATGTATATTGAAGTCTCTTTGAATCCTTATTGGTCTTAATTCGTCAAGTTTTCTATTGTTTTTCCTCATACTTTATATTATAACTCTTTTAGTACTTGTGTAGTAGGAAAATGCCCACCTTTATACAAAAATATATCTATTTTCCCATTCAATTCCTTTGTCTTATAAGCTTCTTGCATAGGTACCACAATGTCATTTTCTCCTTGTATAAGCTTAATAGAA
Proteins encoded in this region:
- the rph gene encoding ribonuclease PH, coding for MRKNNRKLDELRPIRIQRDFNIHAEGSCLVEFGNTRVICTASIAESVPPFLKGKNQGWITAEYSMLPRATATRNMRESVTGKIGGRTHEIQRMIGRAMRAVIDLTKIGERTIWIDCDVIQADGGTRTASIVGAFIAMTDAIIKLNEQKLINSVPIRDTVGAVSVGIVNDRLMLDLDFEEDSNAAVDMTIVATGNGEMVEIHSLGEEATYTRKEFEAMLDLGLESLKQIAELQNVFYEKMPSINLWKRKSVKEAKL